Proteins encoded together in one Vibrio metoecus window:
- a CDS encoding LysR family transcriptional regulator produces the protein MKALNDLNLFVETARQGSFSKAANSLSLTTAAVSAAIRRLEEQVQFPLFVRSTRHIRLTHEGEIFLAKTQTALATLQEGLDQIACARGQLAGQLHISAPSDLGRNLLLDWIDEFIALHPNVTVKLDLSDRLTDMYANPVDIAIRYGQPADSNLVAMLLCDSNERVLCASPEYLAAHPPILHPDDLQHHNCLCFMLADTLHNKWILSRNGETHSVVVQGNPACNDGEVVHRLAVKGKGIANKSLMDISQDIIDGRLVRILPEWESGPVPIYLVCADRRLITPTIRAFQEFIREKGCQQRRAVLTAIQEREQIPR, from the coding sequence ATGAAAGCACTTAATGATTTGAATTTGTTTGTCGAAACGGCGCGCCAAGGCAGTTTTTCTAAAGCGGCCAATAGCTTATCACTCACAACCGCCGCCGTGAGCGCTGCGATCCGCCGCTTGGAAGAGCAAGTGCAATTTCCGCTGTTTGTGCGCTCAACGCGACATATTCGTTTAACTCATGAGGGTGAAATCTTTCTTGCCAAAACCCAAACCGCGCTGGCCACCTTGCAAGAGGGTTTAGATCAGATCGCCTGTGCGCGTGGCCAGTTGGCTGGCCAACTGCACATCAGCGCGCCTTCCGATTTAGGGCGCAATTTGCTGCTCGACTGGATTGATGAATTTATCGCGCTGCACCCGAATGTCACGGTGAAACTGGATCTCTCCGACCGTCTGACGGATATGTACGCCAATCCGGTCGATATCGCGATTCGTTATGGTCAGCCCGCCGATTCCAATTTGGTCGCCATGTTGTTATGCGATTCTAACGAGCGCGTATTGTGTGCTTCGCCAGAGTATTTGGCCGCTCACCCACCCATTCTACATCCTGATGATTTACAGCATCACAACTGTCTGTGCTTTATGCTGGCCGATACGCTACACAACAAGTGGATTTTGAGCCGTAATGGCGAAACGCACAGTGTGGTGGTGCAAGGCAACCCAGCGTGTAATGACGGCGAAGTGGTACACAGATTGGCGGTAAAAGGCAAAGGCATTGCCAATAAATCGTTGATGGATATCAGTCAGGACATTATTGATGGGCGACTAGTACGAATTTTGCCGGAATGGGAAAGCGGCCCAGTACCCATTTATTTGGTGTGCGCTGACCGTCGTTTGATCACTCCAACCATTCGCGCTTTTCAGGAGTTCATTCGTGAAAAAGGCTGCCAACAACGACGTGCGGTGCTGACAGCCATTCAAGAGCGAGAGCAAATTCCTCGTTAG
- a CDS encoding GNAT family N-acetyltransferase: MPLTRLTLQDETAFAEFFQDFQRNDPINCDFYRQGNENFADYVQLLDDNAHGQNLPCGYVPCSHFWYQDEQGKILGALRLRHHIDTPFLTQEAGHIGYDVTPSARKQGIGTEMLRLGLIEAKRLGLKRVLLVADEDNRGSRLVIERNGGVLESIISGDFYPNLLARYWIDLKE; the protein is encoded by the coding sequence ATGCCGTTAACCAGATTAACTCTGCAGGATGAAACGGCTTTTGCCGAATTTTTCCAAGATTTTCAGCGCAACGATCCGATCAACTGTGATTTTTACCGCCAAGGCAATGAAAACTTTGCCGACTACGTGCAACTACTGGATGACAACGCCCACGGTCAAAATCTGCCTTGTGGCTATGTGCCATGCAGCCACTTTTGGTATCAGGATGAGCAAGGGAAAATCTTAGGTGCGCTTCGCTTACGCCACCACATTGATACGCCATTTCTCACCCAAGAAGCGGGGCACATTGGTTACGATGTCACGCCGAGTGCACGTAAGCAGGGCATTGGCACAGAGATGCTGCGCTTGGGGCTGATTGAGGCCAAACGCTTGGGATTAAAACGCGTGCTGCTGGTAGCCGATGAAGATAACCGCGGTTCACGCCTTGTTATTGAGCGCAATGGCGGAGTGTTGGAAAGCATCATCTCTGGGGATTTTTACCCTAATTTGCTGGCACGTTACTGGATTGATTTAAAAGAATGA
- a CDS encoding putative quinol monooxygenase: protein MIHLLAEIKAFPDSAQQVQALLEALLEPSRNEEGCCQYELYRDNSIEGLFLMQEIWCSEESLQKHQQSAHFQHFQQKIGEREMLEYLQLRPLTFVG from the coding sequence ATGATCCATTTACTCGCAGAAATCAAAGCCTTCCCCGATTCAGCGCAGCAAGTGCAAGCGCTGCTTGAAGCGCTCCTTGAGCCTAGTCGCAATGAAGAGGGGTGTTGCCAATATGAGCTGTATCGTGACAACTCGATTGAGGGGCTGTTTTTAATGCAGGAAATTTGGTGCTCGGAAGAGAGCTTGCAAAAGCACCAACAGAGCGCCCATTTCCAGCATTTTCAGCAAAAGATCGGTGAGCGCGAGATGTTGGAATACCTGCAGTTACGCCCACTGACGTTTGTTGGCTAA
- a CDS encoding NUDIX hydrolase, translating into MPVENRSSAKLPIAECVSFLLIKEGSCLLERRSATKVSDPNIIAIPGGHIEAGENQAQALQREVQEELGVEATSRAYLCSLYHPTEFELQLLHYYVVDQWQGEIVCHEADEVFWTPMTPNAVETVADKIAIQEFQRLYQSGVLKA; encoded by the coding sequence ATGCCTGTAGAAAACAGGTCAAGTGCAAAACTGCCGATTGCCGAATGTGTCTCTTTTTTGCTGATCAAAGAGGGCTCTTGTCTGCTTGAACGTCGCTCAGCAACCAAAGTGAGCGATCCGAATATCATCGCGATCCCCGGTGGGCATATCGAAGCGGGAGAAAACCAAGCACAAGCGTTGCAGCGTGAAGTGCAAGAGGAGTTAGGTGTGGAAGCGACAAGTAGAGCTTATCTCTGCTCGCTCTATCATCCGACAGAATTTGAGCTGCAACTGCTGCACTATTACGTGGTGGATCAATGGCAAGGTGAGATCGTCTGCCATGAAGCTGACGAAGTTTTTTGGACGCCAATGACACCAAATGCAGTGGAAACTGTTGCCGATAAAATCGCGATTCAAGAGTTCCAACGCCTTTATCAAAGCGGCGTACTGAAAGCGTAA
- a CDS encoding GlpM family protein codes for MAALFFKCLLGALAVLIIALLSKTKSFFISGLVPLFPTFALIAHYIVGTERTMEDLRTTALFGLYSLIPYAAYLLAVYYFSYRLSLTGTLVCATLVWLVFAALLLVGWTRLHPSMT; via the coding sequence ATGGCGGCTCTGTTTTTCAAGTGCTTGCTCGGAGCACTTGCGGTGTTGATCATTGCCCTGTTATCCAAAACCAAAAGCTTTTTCATTTCTGGCCTTGTGCCTCTGTTTCCCACTTTTGCCTTAATCGCCCATTACATTGTTGGCACTGAACGCACGATGGAAGATTTGCGTACCACCGCGCTGTTTGGGCTGTATTCGCTGATCCCGTATGCGGCGTATCTGCTGGCGGTGTACTACTTTAGCTACCGCCTGAGCCTAACTGGCACTCTGGTTTGTGCCACCTTGGTTTGGCTGGTGTTCGCGGCACTCTTGCTGGTGGGTTGGACGCGGTTACACCCGAGTATGACCTAA
- a CDS encoding oxygen-insensitive NAD(P)H-dependent nitroreductase NfsB, with amino-acid sequence MNIVQASQSRYSTKAFDASRKLSEQQVADIKELVRMSASSVNSQPWHFILAGSDEGKARIAKAAQGQFSFNERKILDASHVMVFCARTDMDEAYLLSLLENEDKDGRFANEEAKTGMHGARSYFVGLHRETLNDVQHWIQKQVYLNVGTLLLGASAMGIDAVPIEGFDAQVLNEEFGLTEKGFNSVVIVPLGFHSEDDFNAKLPKSRWPAEAVFTEL; translated from the coding sequence ATGAATATTGTACAAGCGTCGCAGTCTCGCTATTCCACCAAAGCGTTTGACGCTAGTCGCAAGCTGTCTGAACAGCAAGTTGCGGATATTAAAGAGCTAGTGCGCATGAGTGCCTCTAGCGTGAACTCTCAGCCTTGGCATTTTATTCTGGCTGGTAGCGATGAAGGCAAAGCACGCATTGCGAAAGCGGCGCAAGGCCAGTTCTCATTCAATGAGCGTAAAATTTTGGATGCGTCACACGTAATGGTGTTCTGCGCGAGAACCGATATGGATGAGGCTTACCTGCTGTCTCTACTCGAAAACGAAGACAAAGATGGCCGTTTTGCGAATGAAGAAGCCAAAACTGGCATGCATGGTGCGCGTAGCTACTTTGTAGGGCTGCATCGTGAAACGCTGAATGACGTACAACATTGGATTCAAAAACAAGTTTACCTGAACGTGGGTACACTGCTGCTCGGCGCTTCGGCAATGGGCATTGATGCCGTGCCGATTGAAGGTTTTGATGCTCAAGTGCTGAACGAAGAGTTTGGCTTAACCGAAAAAGGCTTCAACAGTGTGGTGATTGTGCCACTAGGTTTCCACAGTGAAGACGACTTCAACGCCAAACTGCCTAAATCACGTTGGCCTGCGGAAGCGGTCTTTACCGAGCTGTAA
- a CDS encoding isochorismatase family protein yields MKKTALLVIDVQQGLFAPKPRPYAADEVVSNINLLTHWARQHSLPVVFIQHQEPGLEADSADWQLEHQLNVAVSDHFIRKTTPDSFLRTELAALLEENAIEHLIVTGYASDFCVDTTIRSAAGKGFSIQIVSDGHTTHDTPYASGELIRHHHTYALSHTSSFGVPITAITTQSLLAEQPKR; encoded by the coding sequence ATGAAGAAAACCGCACTCTTAGTGATTGATGTACAACAGGGTTTGTTTGCTCCAAAGCCCAGACCGTACGCCGCCGATGAGGTGGTCAGTAATATCAATCTGCTGACTCATTGGGCGCGTCAACACTCGCTTCCCGTGGTGTTTATTCAGCATCAAGAACCTGGATTGGAAGCGGATAGCGCCGATTGGCAACTTGAGCATCAACTTAACGTCGCAGTGAGTGATCATTTCATTCGCAAAACCACCCCCGATTCTTTCCTGCGTACCGAATTGGCGGCGTTGCTAGAAGAAAATGCCATCGAACATTTAATCGTGACCGGTTACGCCTCTGACTTTTGTGTGGATACCACCATTCGCAGCGCGGCGGGTAAAGGCTTTTCCATTCAGATCGTGAGCGATGGGCACACCACACACGATACCCCTTATGCAAGCGGAGAGCTGATCCGACACCATCACACTTATGCGCTCAGCCATACGTCGAGCTTTGGTGTGCCGATTACTGCAATTACTACCCAATCCTTGTTGGCTGAACAGCCAAAACGTTAA
- a CDS encoding efflux RND transporter periplasmic adaptor subunit yields MKALSWSIALVLASSAYAQNQDSNELFTVKTESISQVVELDGVVQPVNQGSLAAQTSGRVVGLYVDVNDYVKKGQVLLEISAVQQSASLDAAKAQLASATAQNREAQAQLNRYRQLFPKGAISKDQMDSAEARARSADAAVKSAQAAVEQAKESLGYTNITAPYDGIVTQRMVELGETVAPGTPLLRGFSLDELRVETEIPQRYQPFVAQVDQFTVRTAQGEQLKPTEFSLFSYADPQSHTFKTRLELPEKTAALVPGMWVKTEFNYGQREVLVVPNSAVLRRAELSAVYRVNNGQRALNPVRLGQVYGDYVEVLSGLEQGDVVATRAVTAKGE; encoded by the coding sequence ATGAAAGCGTTAAGTTGGAGTATCGCACTGGTGCTTGCCAGTTCGGCCTATGCTCAAAATCAAGACAGTAACGAACTGTTTACGGTGAAAACAGAGTCGATCTCGCAGGTGGTCGAATTAGATGGCGTTGTACAACCTGTCAACCAAGGTTCTTTGGCGGCACAAACCTCGGGACGAGTGGTTGGCTTATATGTTGATGTCAATGACTACGTCAAGAAAGGCCAAGTGCTGCTAGAAATCAGTGCGGTTCAGCAATCGGCTTCGCTTGATGCAGCTAAAGCCCAACTGGCGAGTGCGACCGCGCAAAACCGTGAAGCGCAAGCGCAATTAAATCGCTATCGTCAACTTTTCCCCAAAGGGGCGATTTCCAAAGATCAAATGGACAGCGCCGAAGCTCGCGCTCGCAGTGCAGACGCGGCGGTGAAATCGGCACAAGCCGCGGTGGAACAAGCCAAAGAGTCCTTGGGTTACACTAATATCACCGCTCCTTATGATGGCATTGTTACCCAGCGCATGGTGGAGCTGGGTGAAACTGTTGCACCGGGTACGCCACTGCTCCGCGGTTTTTCGCTCGATGAACTGCGAGTGGAAACGGAAATTCCGCAACGTTATCAACCTTTTGTTGCTCAAGTGGATCAATTTACCGTGCGTACCGCGCAAGGTGAGCAACTTAAGCCAACAGAATTTAGTTTGTTTAGCTATGCCGATCCGCAGTCACATACGTTCAAAACTCGCCTTGAGCTACCGGAAAAAACCGCTGCGCTTGTCCCCGGCATGTGGGTGAAAACCGAATTCAACTATGGCCAACGAGAAGTCTTAGTGGTTCCGAACAGCGCCGTTTTGCGCCGCGCCGAATTGAGTGCAGTGTACCGAGTGAATAACGGCCAACGTGCACTAAACCCGGTACGTTTGGGGCAAGTTTATGGTGACTATGTTGAAGTGCTTTCTGGCCTTGAACAAGGTGATGTGGTTGCTACACGAGCAGTAACAGCAAAAGGTGAATGA
- a CDS encoding efflux RND transporter permease subunit, which produces MDSRLGISGRIAAAFQNSAMTPLLALVGLLMGLFAVMVTPKEEEPQIDVTFADVYIPFPGASPREVESLVTSPAEQVISEIEGIDKIYSFSQPDGAMIVAIFKVGVPRNDAVVRIYNKLYSNKDWMPQGVGVGEPIIKPKGIEDVPIVTITLADKSDRFNQQQLTQVAHGLETELKRIPGTRDIYTVGGQNTIVDVRLDPAKMNSFGITLDQLNQSLPAANQSSPMLRLTHDNQEFPVQVGQFLTRVEEVKQLVVGLHNGTPVYLEDIATVSFGVNTPTQNVWTGDREGIHPAVTIAVAKKGGENAVDVAKAVEARLVSLENQLIPQGIDVDITRDYGQTAADKSNTLIGKLAFATTAVVILVLLTMGWRESIVVGMAIIVTLMITLFASWAWGFTLNRVSLFALIFSIGILVDDAIVVVENIHRHMAMGKRKLSELIPPAVDEVGGPTILATLTVIAALLPMAFVSGLMGPYMSPIPINASMGMLISLAVAFVLSPWLAGKFLKAGHHQEEGKAANGIFHKIMSPFVTAPKQGRNRLFLLLTILALIAGSVLLPVFQAVVLKMLPFDNKSEFQIVLDMPEGSSLEKTQRVLFEMGAALNNVPEVRDYQIYAGTAAPINFNGLVRHYFMRNQANQGDIQVNLLGRKERDRDSHTIASQLRPQLNEIALRFGGKVKVVEVPPGPPVWSPILAEVYGPTQEIRNEAARQVREIFRETKDIVDVDMYLPEMHEKWQVVIDRSKAAHFQVPYASIVDALATAVGGKPITYLHSEHSKYPIPIQIQAAETAKVRLEQVLNMKVGSSNGYAYPLSDLVEVRQTRMDDYIVHKNLVPMVMVVGDMSGNLDSPLYGMFEIGFALDEQMGLDQYYIHQPDGLSGVAVAWDGEWTVTYETFRDMGIAYAVGMVLIYLLVVAQFKSYLVPLIIMAPIPLTIIGVMPGHALLGAQFTATSMIGMIALAGIIVRNSILLVDFINQQVAHGIEFSEAVIQSAAVRAKPIMLTALAAMIGAVFILDDPIFNGLAISLIFGIFVSTVLTLLVIPVLYYVVMRKRFAAH; this is translated from the coding sequence ATGGATAGTCGACTCGGTATTTCGGGTCGCATCGCTGCGGCCTTTCAAAATTCAGCCATGACGCCACTGCTTGCCTTAGTCGGTTTGCTGATGGGATTATTCGCAGTTATGGTGACTCCGAAAGAAGAAGAACCGCAGATTGATGTGACGTTTGCGGATGTCTATATTCCGTTTCCCGGCGCTTCTCCTCGTGAAGTAGAAAGTTTGGTCACCTCACCGGCAGAACAAGTGATTTCCGAAATTGAAGGGATCGATAAGATCTACTCGTTTTCTCAACCAGATGGCGCAATGATTGTTGCCATTTTCAAAGTTGGCGTACCGCGTAATGATGCGGTAGTACGTATCTACAACAAACTCTATTCCAACAAAGATTGGATGCCACAAGGCGTTGGTGTGGGTGAACCCATCATCAAACCGAAAGGGATTGAAGATGTGCCGATTGTCACCATTACTTTGGCGGATAAGAGTGATCGCTTCAATCAACAGCAACTGACGCAAGTCGCGCACGGTTTAGAAACCGAGCTCAAACGCATTCCTGGCACGCGTGATATCTACACGGTTGGCGGACAAAATACCATTGTTGATGTGCGTCTTGACCCCGCCAAAATGAACAGCTTTGGCATTACGTTAGATCAGCTCAATCAAAGTCTGCCGGCGGCTAATCAAAGCTCACCGATGCTGCGTTTAACCCACGATAACCAAGAGTTTCCGGTGCAAGTCGGTCAGTTCTTAACTCGTGTGGAAGAGGTGAAACAGTTGGTGGTTGGGCTGCACAATGGCACGCCCGTTTATTTGGAAGATATCGCGACCGTTTCCTTTGGTGTCAACACGCCCACTCAAAACGTATGGACGGGGGATCGTGAAGGCATTCATCCTGCGGTCACTATTGCGGTGGCCAAAAAAGGTGGTGAAAACGCGGTCGATGTGGCTAAAGCGGTGGAAGCCCGTTTAGTCAGTCTTGAAAACCAGCTGATTCCGCAAGGGATTGATGTAGATATTACTCGCGATTACGGACAAACCGCTGCTGATAAAAGCAATACCTTGATCGGTAAACTCGCTTTCGCTACTACCGCGGTGGTGATTTTAGTGCTGCTGACTATGGGCTGGCGTGAATCCATTGTGGTCGGTATGGCAATCATCGTTACCCTGATGATTACCTTGTTTGCGTCTTGGGCATGGGGTTTTACCCTCAACCGTGTGTCGTTGTTCGCGTTGATTTTCTCCATCGGTATCTTGGTCGATGATGCCATTGTGGTGGTCGAGAACATTCACCGGCATATGGCGATGGGCAAACGCAAGTTATCGGAGCTCATTCCTCCTGCGGTAGATGAAGTCGGTGGGCCAACCATTCTTGCTACCCTAACTGTTATTGCGGCCTTGCTGCCAATGGCATTTGTGTCAGGTTTGATGGGGCCGTACATGAGCCCAATTCCAATCAATGCTTCAATGGGGATGCTCATCTCCCTTGCGGTGGCTTTTGTGCTTTCCCCTTGGCTGGCGGGTAAATTCCTCAAGGCAGGGCATCATCAGGAAGAAGGCAAAGCGGCGAATGGCATTTTCCACAAAATTATGTCGCCTTTTGTCACTGCACCAAAACAGGGGCGTAACCGACTGTTTTTGCTACTGACCATTCTGGCTTTAATTGCGGGATCGGTGTTGTTGCCAGTGTTCCAAGCCGTTGTGCTGAAAATGCTGCCGTTTGATAACAAGTCGGAATTCCAGATTGTGCTGGATATGCCCGAAGGCAGCTCGCTGGAAAAAACGCAACGAGTGCTGTTTGAGATGGGCGCGGCGCTGAATAACGTTCCTGAGGTTCGTGATTATCAAATCTATGCTGGAACGGCCGCGCCAATTAACTTCAATGGTTTAGTGCGCCATTACTTTATGCGTAACCAAGCCAACCAAGGCGATATTCAAGTAAACTTACTGGGGCGCAAAGAGCGCGACAGAGATAGCCACACCATCGCCAGTCAACTGCGCCCACAACTGAATGAGATTGCACTGCGCTTTGGCGGCAAAGTCAAAGTGGTGGAAGTGCCGCCGGGGCCGCCAGTTTGGTCGCCGATTTTGGCGGAAGTGTATGGCCCAACTCAAGAAATTCGTAACGAAGCGGCGCGCCAAGTGCGTGAGATTTTCCGTGAAACGAAAGATATTGTCGATGTGGACATGTACCTGCCGGAAATGCATGAAAAATGGCAAGTGGTGATTGATCGCAGTAAAGCGGCGCATTTCCAAGTGCCTTATGCCTCGATTGTCGATGCACTGGCGACGGCGGTGGGCGGTAAACCCATCACGTATCTGCACAGTGAGCACAGCAAGTACCCGATTCCGATCCAGATTCAAGCTGCGGAAACCGCCAAAGTGCGTTTAGAGCAGGTGCTGAATATGAAAGTGGGTAGCAGTAATGGTTATGCTTATCCGCTTTCCGATCTGGTTGAAGTACGGCAAACCCGTATGGATGATTACATCGTGCACAAAAACCTTGTGCCAATGGTGATGGTGGTCGGCGATATGTCCGGCAATTTGGATAGCCCACTGTACGGCATGTTTGAGATTGGCTTCGCTCTTGATGAGCAAATGGGGTTGGATCAGTATTACATCCATCAACCGGACGGCCTAAGCGGTGTAGCGGTAGCATGGGATGGCGAATGGACGGTGACTTACGAAACCTTCCGCGATATGGGTATCGCTTACGCTGTGGGGATGGTGCTGATTTATCTGCTGGTCGTCGCGCAGTTTAAATCTTACCTTGTACCGCTAATTATCATGGCTCCGATCCCACTGACTATCATCGGTGTCATGCCCGGCCATGCGTTGTTGGGGGCGCAATTTACTGCCACCTCCATGATTGGAATGATAGCGTTGGCGGGGATCATTGTGCGTAACTCCATCTTGTTGGTGGACTTTATTAACCAGCAAGTGGCTCATGGCATTGAATTCTCTGAGGCGGTCATTCAATCAGCGGCGGTACGGGCCAAACCGATTATGCTGACGGCGTTGGCGGCCATGATTGGTGCGGTGTTTATCCTCGATGATCCTATCTTTAATGGTTTGGCGATCAGCTTGATCTTCGGGATTTTCGTTTCCACCGTACTGACCTTGTTGGTCATTCCGGTGCTCTATTATGTGGTGATGCGTAAACGCTTCGCGGCACATTAA
- a CDS encoding tRNA (adenine(22)-N(1))-methyltransferase — protein MKLGKRLTQLVQHVKRDYDHIWDCCCDHGLLGAALLKQHPNSTVHFVDIVPSLIEKVTLDLTRYFPAATDSPRWRTYCLDVRDLPLEANAGSHLVIIAGVGGDLMTEFIAELAKRHPATPLDLLLCPVHHTYTLREQLIALNAELKSERLVEENQRIYELLHVQINPSSSAPYHPISLVGELLWQTNGADQQQIAQRYLQQLQQHYQRKAQGGDAGAEQRWQAYQAVEILQSMDTTLKLAQ, from the coding sequence ATGAAATTAGGAAAACGGCTGACTCAATTAGTCCAACACGTAAAGCGCGACTACGACCATATTTGGGATTGCTGCTGCGACCACGGCTTACTCGGTGCGGCGTTACTCAAGCAGCACCCAAACAGCACAGTGCATTTTGTCGATATCGTCCCTTCTTTGATTGAGAAGGTAACGCTCGATTTAACCCGCTATTTTCCTGCCGCGACCGACTCACCGCGTTGGCGCACTTACTGCCTTGATGTGCGCGATTTACCACTCGAAGCCAACGCCGGATCGCATCTCGTCATCATCGCCGGAGTGGGCGGCGATTTGATGACGGAATTTATTGCCGAGCTTGCCAAGCGCCATCCGGCAACACCTCTTGACCTGCTGCTCTGCCCTGTTCATCACACCTATACCTTGCGCGAGCAATTAATCGCGCTGAATGCGGAGCTGAAAAGCGAGCGTTTAGTGGAAGAGAATCAGCGCATTTATGAGCTACTGCATGTGCAGATCAATCCCAGTTCAAGTGCTCCCTATCACCCTATCTCTTTGGTCGGTGAATTGCTTTGGCAAACGAACGGCGCAGATCAACAGCAGATCGCGCAGCGTTACTTACAGCAGTTGCAGCAGCACTATCAGCGTAAAGCACAAGGCGGTGATGCGGGCGCAGAGCAGCGTTGGCAAGCGTATCAGGCCGTGGAGATCCTTCAATCGATGGATACCACTCTAAAACTCGCTCAATAG